One Anser cygnoides isolate HZ-2024a breed goose chromosome 4, Taihu_goose_T2T_genome, whole genome shotgun sequence genomic region harbors:
- the LOC136790641 gene encoding inositol 1,4,5-trisphosphate receptor-interacting protein-like 1 isoform X1 — protein MSEDMSQWRAVLKGVSARQRASFGLGRSVNMAVAEWIVFALSVLGSQYVGHVNEQADMSTLEQMWQREEQLRREMAQLLDEMERKVVVEEATLSTVFQQWHMWAIVGAFLVLCGLCWLARRRKTKSARSRKELSSSSDEEGEEDNKEKARSGARRAFRSSAKRTFGPMQELANLCKELVGDLLCVSQALCRNIVMPQLQLATGTRSTYNGWSLQQDGLFYRVHVFLDPPPGFSFLLDLDPTGQRPARQSDVRLELNCVCSRERLLGDVKCILHHLNDNVGKHQALRLLRTLCTEVYLDTDKVASWVQVLVKKAWVLLPMSHHCQLTVLPSSHSCKLELISASQRSIFIEMIIAMQQAE, from the exons ATGTCAGAGGACATGTCACAATGGAGAGCTGTCCTCAAGGGAGTGAGCGCCAGGCAGCGCGCTTCATTTGGACTTGGGCGGTCGGTGAATATG GCCGTGGCCGAGTGGATTGTCTTTGCCCTGTCTGTGCTGGGAAGCCAGTATGTGGGGCATGTCAACGAACAGGCTGACATGTCCACGCTTGAGCAGATGTGGCAgcgtgaggagcagctgagacgGGAGATGGCTCAGCTGCTAGACGAGATGGAGCGCAAGGTGGTTGTCGAGGAAGCCACGCTCTCCACTGTGTTCCAGCAGTGGCATATGTGGGCCATTGTTGGAGCCTTTCTCGTGCTCTGCGGGCTCTGCTGGCTGGCCAGGCGAAGGAAGACCAAGTCTGCcagaagcagaaaggagctcagctccagcagtgatgaggagggggaagaggacaACAAGGAAAAAGCCCGCAGTGGTGCACGGCGTGCTTTCAGGTCTTCAGCAAAGCGCACCTTTGGGCCCATGCAAGAATTGGCCAACTTGTGCAAGGAGCTAGTAGGAGACCTCCTCTGCGTCAGCCAAGCACTTTGCAGGAATATTGTCATGCCACAGCTGCAGCTAGCCACGGGGACGCGCAGCACCTACAACGGCTGGAGTCTCCAGCAGGATGGCTTATTCTACCGCGTGCATGTGTTCCTGGATCCACCTCCCGGGTTCTCCTTCCTCCTCGACTTGGACCCCACAGGGCAGCGGCCAGCAAGGCAGTCTGACGTCCGTCTGGAACTGAATTgtgtgtgctccagggagagGCTGCTGGGGGACGTGAAGTGCATCCTCCACCATCTCAATGACAACGTGGGGAAGCATCAGGCCTTGCGTCTCCTACGCACCCTCTGCACCGAAGTCTACCTAGACACGGACAAAGTCGCCTCCTGGGTCCAAGTGCTGGTGAAAAAGGCCTGGGTGCTTTTGCCTATGTCGCACCACTGCCAGCTAACagtgctgccctcctcccacTCCTGCAAGTTAGAGCTGATAAGCGCCTCCCAGAGGTCCATCTTCATCGAGATGATTATTGCCATGCAGCAAGCTGAATAG
- the LOC136790641 gene encoding inositol 1,4,5-trisphosphate receptor-interacting protein-like 1 isoform X2 produces the protein MSTLEQMWQREEQLRREMAQLLDEMERKVVVEEATLSTVFQQWHMWAIVGAFLVLCGLCWLARRRKTKSARSRKELSSSSDEEGEEDNKEKARSGARRAFRSSAKRTFGPMQELANLCKELVGDLLCVSQALCRNIVMPQLQLATGTRSTYNGWSLQQDGLFYRVHVFLDPPPGFSFLLDLDPTGQRPARQSDVRLELNCVCSRERLLGDVKCILHHLNDNVGKHQALRLLRTLCTEVYLDTDKVASWVQVLVKKAWVLLPMSHHCQLTVLPSSHSCKLELISASQRSIFIEMIIAMQQAE, from the coding sequence ATGTCCACGCTTGAGCAGATGTGGCAgcgtgaggagcagctgagacgGGAGATGGCTCAGCTGCTAGACGAGATGGAGCGCAAGGTGGTTGTCGAGGAAGCCACGCTCTCCACTGTGTTCCAGCAGTGGCATATGTGGGCCATTGTTGGAGCCTTTCTCGTGCTCTGCGGGCTCTGCTGGCTGGCCAGGCGAAGGAAGACCAAGTCTGCcagaagcagaaaggagctcagctccagcagtgatgaggagggggaagaggacaACAAGGAAAAAGCCCGCAGTGGTGCACGGCGTGCTTTCAGGTCTTCAGCAAAGCGCACCTTTGGGCCCATGCAAGAATTGGCCAACTTGTGCAAGGAGCTAGTAGGAGACCTCCTCTGCGTCAGCCAAGCACTTTGCAGGAATATTGTCATGCCACAGCTGCAGCTAGCCACGGGGACGCGCAGCACCTACAACGGCTGGAGTCTCCAGCAGGATGGCTTATTCTACCGCGTGCATGTGTTCCTGGATCCACCTCCCGGGTTCTCCTTCCTCCTCGACTTGGACCCCACAGGGCAGCGGCCAGCAAGGCAGTCTGACGTCCGTCTGGAACTGAATTgtgtgtgctccagggagagGCTGCTGGGGGACGTGAAGTGCATCCTCCACCATCTCAATGACAACGTGGGGAAGCATCAGGCCTTGCGTCTCCTACGCACCCTCTGCACCGAAGTCTACCTAGACACGGACAAAGTCGCCTCCTGGGTCCAAGTGCTGGTGAAAAAGGCCTGGGTGCTTTTGCCTATGTCGCACCACTGCCAGCTAACagtgctgccctcctcccacTCCTGCAAGTTAGAGCTGATAAGCGCCTCCCAGAGGTCCATCTTCATCGAGATGATTATTGCCATGCAGCAAGCTGAATAG